One genomic window of Streptomyces sp. NBC_00237 includes the following:
- a CDS encoding ROK family protein, with the protein MNAEGTRVTSARTKLDRGRGALGPALELVHTGRAPTRAVLTAELGVTRATAGAVAAELEALGLIRVDSNPGAAAGSQGRPSHRLTVDDTGPVVLAAQVHSDGYRVALVGLGGRIVATAPGCQDIDADPARAIGAVVDAGAELLEESGRRCAGAGLAVPSAVAEPEGTALNPIHVAWTPGAPVREIFAERVAAAGIEGPAFTGNDVNLAALAEHRHGAGRGAKHLLCVATGHRGVGGALVLDGRLHSGSSGLALEVGHLTVHPEGRPCHCGSRGCLDVETDPLAFLAAAGRTPGPEVSLLQQSRDLLREEYADLAVRTAAESLVDRLGLGLAGLVNILNPDRIVLGGLHQALLAAAPERLRAVVADRSLWGRSGSVPILPSTLDHNSLVGAAELAWQPVLDDPLSALAVGAGA; encoded by the coding sequence ATGAACGCCGAGGGGACCAGGGTGACCAGCGCCAGGACGAAGTTGGACCGGGGACGGGGTGCGCTCGGACCCGCACTGGAACTCGTGCACACGGGCCGCGCCCCCACCCGCGCCGTCCTCACCGCCGAACTCGGGGTGACCCGCGCCACGGCGGGCGCGGTCGCCGCCGAACTCGAAGCGCTGGGCCTGATCCGCGTCGACTCCAACCCCGGCGCCGCCGCCGGATCGCAGGGCCGCCCCTCGCACCGGCTGACCGTGGACGACACCGGCCCCGTCGTGCTCGCCGCCCAGGTGCACTCCGACGGCTACCGCGTGGCCCTCGTCGGCCTCGGAGGGCGCATCGTGGCCACCGCCCCCGGCTGCCAGGACATCGACGCCGACCCCGCCCGGGCCATCGGTGCGGTCGTCGACGCGGGCGCGGAACTGCTGGAGGAGTCCGGACGCCGCTGCGCCGGGGCCGGACTCGCCGTGCCCTCCGCCGTCGCCGAGCCCGAGGGCACCGCCCTCAACCCGATCCACGTCGCCTGGACCCCCGGCGCCCCGGTCCGCGAGATCTTCGCCGAGCGCGTCGCCGCCGCCGGGATCGAAGGCCCCGCCTTCACCGGCAACGACGTCAACCTCGCCGCCCTCGCCGAACACCGGCACGGCGCGGGCCGCGGCGCGAAGCACCTGCTGTGCGTCGCCACCGGCCACCGGGGTGTCGGCGGCGCGCTCGTCCTCGACGGCCGTCTGCACAGCGGGAGTTCGGGCCTGGCCCTGGAGGTGGGACACCTCACCGTCCACCCCGAGGGCCGCCCCTGCCACTGCGGCAGCCGAGGCTGCCTCGACGTCGAGACCGACCCGCTCGCCTTCCTGGCCGCCGCAGGGCGCACCCCGGGACCCGAGGTCTCGCTGCTCCAGCAGTCCCGCGACCTGCTCCGCGAGGAGTACGCGGACCTGGCCGTACGGACGGCGGCCGAGTCCCTCGTGGACCGGCTCGGCCTCGGTCTCGCCGGACTCGTGAACATCCTCAACCCGGACCGCATCGTCCTCGGCGGCCTCCACCAGGCGCTCCTGGCCGCCGCCCCGGAACGCCTGCGCGCCGTCGTCGCCGACCGCAGCCTGTGGGGGCGCAGCGGCAGCGTCCCGATCCTCCCCAGCACCCTGGACCACAACTCCCTTGTGGGGGCGGCCGAGTTGGCGTGGCAGCCGGTGCTGGACGATCCGCTCTCGGCGCTGGCGGTCGGCGCGGGCGCGTAG
- a CDS encoding maleylpyruvate isomerase family mycothiol-dependent enzyme, translating to MRIDEHIECLSREGELLAATAELAGTSAEVPTCPGWRVRDLVRHTGMVHRWATGFVTQGYREYRPDEGEPDLDGAELLAWFREGHAALVGALREAPADLECWTFLPAPSPLAFWARRQTHETTVHRMDASSAAGQHVVDAQRDLALDGIDELLTAFHARGRSRVRTEKPGTLRVRPTDGPPEAVWTVHLSPDGPPRTVRDDEGPADAELSGTAGALYAVLWNRAPVESATLTGDARLADVWRELSAITWN from the coding sequence ATGAGAATCGACGAACACATCGAATGCCTCTCCCGCGAGGGCGAGTTGCTGGCCGCGACGGCCGAACTGGCGGGCACGTCGGCCGAGGTGCCGACCTGTCCCGGCTGGCGGGTGCGCGACCTGGTGCGGCACACCGGCATGGTGCACCGCTGGGCGACGGGCTTCGTGACACAGGGGTACCGGGAGTACCGGCCGGACGAGGGCGAACCGGACCTCGACGGGGCGGAGTTGCTGGCCTGGTTCCGCGAGGGCCACGCCGCACTGGTGGGGGCGCTGCGGGAGGCCCCGGCGGACCTGGAGTGCTGGACCTTCCTGCCCGCGCCGTCGCCGCTCGCGTTCTGGGCCCGGCGGCAGACGCACGAGACGACCGTGCACCGGATGGACGCGTCGTCGGCCGCAGGCCAGCACGTGGTGGACGCGCAGCGGGACTTGGCCCTGGACGGCATCGACGAGCTGCTGACCGCCTTCCACGCGCGGGGCCGCAGCCGGGTGCGGACGGAGAAGCCCGGCACGCTGCGGGTCCGGCCGACCGACGGCCCACCGGAGGCGGTGTGGACCGTACACCTGTCGCCCGACGGTCCGCCCCGTACCGTACGGGACGACGAAGGCCCGGCCGACGCCGAGCTGAGCGGAACCGCCGGGGCGCTCTACGCGGTGCTGTGGAACCGGGCCCCCGTGGAGTCGGCGACCCTGACCGGTGATGCCCGACTCGCCGATGTCTGGCGGGAGTTGTCCGCGATCACCTGGAACTGA
- a CDS encoding DUF6332 family protein gives MGNRTRAQSDAITIEIGYALVSAFVLAVVTFAAVAVPADLLLDLPAAWTRGLRITAGALAVTVFVVRVVHVLWGYRGAPGTQPSQPGRTSPDS, from the coding sequence ATGGGGAACAGGACGCGGGCACAGAGCGACGCCATCACGATCGAGATCGGATACGCACTGGTCAGCGCCTTCGTGCTGGCCGTGGTGACGTTCGCGGCGGTGGCCGTGCCTGCGGACCTCCTCCTCGATCTCCCGGCGGCCTGGACGCGCGGCCTGCGGATCACGGCCGGTGCGCTGGCCGTGACCGTCTTCGTCGTCCGGGTCGTGCACGTGCTGTGGGGCTACCGGGGCGCGCCCGGCACTCAGCCCAGCCAGCCGGGCCGCACCAGCCCCGACTCGTAG
- a CDS encoding SCO4225 family membrane protein, protein MKDHHAHGFVQLTFRNPASVVYLSLVTVAAVFVTVDMLFVTHDDASLAGVWLFLLAAPTVFLFMIGGDLLPGGVADSAAYLYPALVLSVLIQSFALGAFVRLLRGERHARARSVPGSAV, encoded by the coding sequence ATGAAGGATCACCACGCGCACGGCTTCGTACAGCTCACCTTCCGCAACCCCGCCTCCGTGGTCTACCTGTCGCTGGTGACCGTGGCCGCGGTGTTCGTGACCGTCGACATGCTGTTCGTCACGCACGACGACGCGTCGCTCGCCGGGGTCTGGCTGTTCCTGCTCGCCGCGCCCACGGTGTTCCTCTTCATGATCGGCGGGGACCTGCTGCCGGGCGGGGTGGCCGACTCCGCCGCGTACCTCTATCCGGCGCTCGTCCTGTCCGTGCTGATCCAGTCGTTCGCACTCGGGGCCTTCGTCCGCCTGCTGCGCGGTGAGCGGCACGCCCGGGCGCGGAGCGTGCCGGGATCGGCCGTGTGA
- a CDS encoding response regulator transcription factor, giving the protein MIRVLLADDQALVRAGFRALLGAQPGIEVAGEAGDGEEAVALVTELRPDVVLMDIRMPRLDGLAATRRITEDPALDGVRVVMLTTFELDEYVFEAIRSGASGFLVKDAEPEELVRAVTAVVEGDALLSPGVTRRLIAEFAARSKEPAEAAVLRALTEREREVMALVGMGLSNEEIARRLVVSPLTAKTHVSRTMVKLGARDRAQLVVLAYESGLVRPGWLG; this is encoded by the coding sequence GTGATCCGCGTACTGCTCGCCGACGACCAGGCCCTCGTACGGGCCGGATTCCGCGCCCTGCTCGGTGCTCAGCCCGGCATCGAGGTGGCGGGCGAGGCGGGCGACGGCGAGGAGGCGGTGGCGCTGGTGACGGAACTGCGGCCCGACGTCGTCCTCATGGACATCCGCATGCCCCGCCTCGACGGCCTCGCCGCCACCCGCCGCATCACCGAGGACCCGGCCCTCGACGGCGTACGCGTCGTCATGCTCACCACCTTCGAGCTCGACGAGTACGTCTTCGAGGCCATCCGCTCCGGTGCCTCCGGCTTCCTCGTCAAGGACGCCGAGCCCGAGGAACTGGTCAGGGCGGTCACTGCGGTGGTGGAGGGGGACGCGCTGCTGTCGCCCGGGGTGACGCGACGACTGATCGCCGAGTTCGCCGCCCGGTCCAAGGAGCCCGCCGAAGCGGCCGTCCTCCGGGCGCTCACCGAGCGGGAACGGGAGGTGATGGCGCTCGTCGGCATGGGCCTGTCGAACGAGGAGATCGCCCGGCGCCTCGTGGTCAGTCCGCTCACCGCCAAGACCCACGTCAGCCGGACGATGGTCAAGCTGGGTGCCCGCGACCGGGCCCAACTCGTCGTGCTGGCCTACGAGTCGGGGCTGGTGCGGCCCGGCTGGCTGGGCTGA
- a CDS encoding SHOCT domain-containing protein, with product MNTLAHEGPGPWLLFVPLVWAAVVFGVVTLLRRTVWRGRGRGPGRGGPWQGHGRAGQERGHGEQSPITVLGRRFATGEIDEDEYWRRLSVLNEQFGRTEEPLRGKGGMA from the coding sequence ATGAACACCCTTGCGCACGAAGGCCCCGGCCCCTGGCTGCTGTTCGTCCCGCTGGTCTGGGCGGCCGTCGTGTTCGGCGTCGTCACCCTGCTGCGCCGCACCGTGTGGCGGGGCAGGGGGCGCGGTCCCGGGCGCGGCGGACCGTGGCAGGGCCACGGGCGGGCGGGCCAGGAGCGCGGGCACGGCGAGCAGTCGCCGATCACCGTCCTCGGGCGGCGCTTCGCCACCGGTGAGATCGACGAGGACGAGTACTGGCGCAGGCTCTCCGTCCTGAACGAGCAGTTCGGCAGGACGGAGGAGCCGCTCCGGGGGAAGGGCGGCATGGCCTGA
- a CDS encoding MFS transporter, which translates to MPNLNKVRTAASGGPGHRPAVPSLSRLRTALTLFFALDGFLFAGWVVRIPAIKEQTSASAGALGLALLGVSAGAVITMTMTGRLCGRFGSFRVTVACGALLSLSVALPPLTHSPLALGLVLLVFGALYGGISVAMNSAAVDFVTALRRPVMPSFHAAFSLGGMVGAGLGGLVAGGLSPLVHLSSLTLAGLALTATAGPTLLRESKKLERGAGGAKIRTKALTARTGSPAVGSPAPRGSRRVVALFGIIALCTAYGEGAIADWGPLHLQEDLGAHPGTAAAGYSLFALAMTIGRLTGTTLLERLGQTRTLVLGGATAAVGMLLGSLAPTLWLALLGFAVTGLGLANIFPVAISRAGELAGPSGVAAASTLGYGGMLLGPPAIGFLADGLSLPTALTTVAVLAAGASCLGLLARTAGQTPGSAVGPGVRMGSPE; encoded by the coding sequence GTGCCGAACCTAAACAAAGTCCGGACGGCCGCATCGGGGGGACCGGGCCACCGCCCCGCCGTACCCTCCCTCTCCCGTCTCCGCACCGCTCTGACCCTCTTCTTCGCCCTCGACGGCTTCCTCTTCGCGGGGTGGGTAGTCCGCATCCCGGCCATCAAGGAGCAGACCTCCGCGTCGGCTGGCGCGCTCGGCCTCGCCCTCCTCGGGGTGTCGGCGGGAGCGGTGATCACCATGACGATGACCGGGCGGCTGTGCGGCCGCTTCGGCAGCTTCCGCGTGACCGTGGCCTGCGGAGCGCTGCTCTCGCTGAGCGTCGCGCTGCCGCCGCTGACGCACTCGCCGCTCGCGCTGGGGCTCGTCCTGCTGGTGTTCGGCGCGCTGTACGGAGGCATCAGCGTCGCGATGAACAGCGCGGCGGTGGACTTCGTGACCGCACTGCGCCGCCCGGTGATGCCCAGCTTCCACGCGGCGTTCAGCCTGGGCGGCATGGTCGGCGCGGGGCTCGGCGGGCTGGTCGCGGGCGGCCTCTCACCACTCGTCCACCTGTCGTCGCTGACGCTGGCGGGGCTGGCGCTGACGGCGACGGCGGGGCCGACGCTGCTGCGCGAGTCGAAGAAACTGGAGCGTGGGGCGGGCGGCGCGAAGATCCGTACGAAAGCGCTGACCGCCCGTACGGGATCACCTGCTGTCGGCTCCCCCGCCCCCAGGGGGTCCCGCCGCGTCGTCGCGCTCTTCGGGATCATCGCCCTGTGCACGGCGTACGGCGAAGGAGCGATCGCCGACTGGGGGCCGCTGCACCTCCAGGAGGACCTGGGCGCACACCCCGGGACAGCCGCCGCCGGATACTCCCTCTTCGCCCTGGCGATGACGATCGGCCGCCTCACCGGCACCACTCTCCTGGAGCGGCTCGGCCAGACCAGGACCCTGGTGCTCGGCGGCGCGACGGCCGCCGTCGGCATGCTGCTCGGCTCCCTCGCGCCCACGCTGTGGCTCGCCCTCCTCGGCTTCGCCGTGACGGGGCTCGGGCTGGCGAACATCTTCCCCGTCGCGATCTCCCGGGCGGGCGAGCTGGCCGGACCGAGCGGGGTCGCCGCCGCGTCCACCCTCGGCTACGGCGGCATGCTGCTCGGCCCGCCCGCCATCGGCTTCCTCGCCGACGGGCTGTCGCTGCCGACCGCGCTGACGACGGTGGCCGTGCTGGCGGCGGGCGCTTCCTGCCTGGGGCTGCTGGCGCGGACGGCCGGGCAGACCCCGGGATCGGCCGTGGGCCCCGGTGTCCGCATGGGCAGCCCTGAGTAG